From Phycisphaerales bacterium, a single genomic window includes:
- a CDS encoding efflux RND transporter permease subunit: protein MKSFTDIFIKKPVLAIVINLIILAVGFQAISHLPVRQYPRLESSAVTIQTFYIGASAETVRGFITTPIEKAVSAIDGIDYIESSSTAGVSMITVRLRLNHDSNDALAEISARLNQVRSELPQEAESPVIEIVRTDKPYATFYIAMQTDTLTLPQLNDYMARELQPELQSLPGVQKAGIEGPRALAMRIWLDSRKLEAFDVTPFEVQSALVRNNFVATVGRTKGAEVQIDLVTDTDLRSPEEFRQLIVRQVQGTIVRLGDVARVELGSEEPMGQAGFNGKPAIWFSIWPLPSANELDVAKALKAKLAELQPTLPSGVEMTLAYDGTYYMENAIREIRTTLMETIGIVALVVFIFMGSFRTVLVPLVAMPVSLVGACLAILLMGFSLNLLTILAIVLAVGLVVDDAIVVVENVERHVQEGKTRLQAALIGARELMGPVVAMTITLAAVYAPIGFQGGLTGMLFREFAFTLASAVIISGVVAITLSPIMSAKMVPAGGKESRFQRFVNRRFETIRRVYARQLDFVLQMRWAVAVCALLITAAAVPLYLKSRSELAPTEDEGVIFTFVQAAPDSSLENTIKSFNQVGDIFLNVPERKFYFQVAMVNSGFGGIQTQDWGKRDRTTAQIKDGDPAKHGMDGLYAQLSMVPGVMAFPQTPPPLPGAGQFDVELVITSTDEAEDMAPLAGQLVGAAFQSGKFQYADTDLKLDLPQTKIVIDREKVADLGLDLASVGRDLAVMLSGGYTNRFNYEGRSYKVIPQVEDLDRSTPEKILDLKVRSANGGLASVRSFLELETKAGPRALTRFQQRNSFKVFGGAAPGVTKAEALTALEDAARKVLPAGYTIDYAGESRQIRKESSSLVTTLGLALGLIYLVLAAQFSSFRDPLIVLLGSVPLAITGALLFTYLGFTTLNIYSQVGLITLVGLVAKNGILIVEFANHLQEQGLSKFEAVKQASATRLRPILMTSAATVFGHFPLVLVTGAGAEARNSIGITLVAGMTISTLFTLFVVPCIYMLIAAQHKHAELDADGLPIERLPARAPVLNGVHQREVVMS from the coding sequence ATGAAGTCGTTCACCGACATCTTCATCAAGAAGCCCGTGCTGGCGATCGTGATCAACCTGATCATCCTCGCGGTGGGGTTCCAGGCGATCTCGCACCTGCCGGTGCGGCAGTACCCACGCCTGGAGTCCTCGGCAGTCACCATCCAGACGTTCTACATCGGCGCCAGCGCGGAGACCGTGCGCGGGTTCATCACGACGCCGATCGAGAAGGCGGTGTCGGCGATCGACGGCATCGACTACATCGAGTCGAGCTCGACCGCGGGCGTGAGCATGATCACGGTGCGGCTGCGGCTGAACCACGACAGCAACGACGCCCTGGCGGAGATCTCGGCGCGCCTGAATCAGGTGCGGAGCGAGCTGCCGCAGGAGGCCGAGAGCCCGGTGATCGAGATCGTGCGGACGGACAAGCCCTACGCGACGTTCTACATCGCGATGCAGACCGACACGCTGACGCTGCCGCAGCTGAACGACTACATGGCGCGGGAGCTGCAGCCGGAGCTGCAGAGCCTGCCGGGCGTGCAGAAGGCGGGCATCGAGGGGCCGCGGGCGCTGGCGATGCGGATCTGGCTGGACAGCCGCAAGCTGGAGGCGTTCGACGTGACGCCCTTCGAGGTGCAGAGCGCGCTGGTGCGGAACAACTTCGTGGCGACGGTGGGGCGGACCAAGGGCGCCGAGGTGCAGATCGACCTGGTGACCGACACCGACCTGCGGAGCCCCGAGGAGTTCCGCCAGCTGATCGTGCGGCAGGTGCAGGGCACGATCGTGCGGCTGGGGGACGTGGCGCGGGTGGAGCTTGGGAGCGAGGAGCCGATGGGGCAGGCCGGGTTCAACGGCAAGCCCGCGATCTGGTTCAGCATCTGGCCGCTGCCCAGCGCTAACGAGCTGGACGTGGCGAAGGCGCTCAAGGCCAAGCTGGCGGAGCTGCAGCCGACGCTGCCGTCGGGCGTTGAGATGACGCTCGCCTACGACGGCACGTACTACATGGAGAACGCGATCCGCGAGATCCGCACCACGCTGATGGAGACCATCGGGATCGTGGCGTTGGTGGTGTTCATCTTCATGGGGTCGTTCCGGACGGTGCTGGTGCCGCTGGTCGCGATGCCGGTGTCGCTGGTGGGGGCGTGCCTGGCCATCCTGCTGATGGGCTTCTCGTTGAACCTGCTGACGATCCTGGCGATTGTGCTGGCCGTGGGTCTGGTGGTGGACGACGCCATCGTGGTGGTGGAGAACGTCGAGCGGCACGTGCAGGAGGGCAAGACGCGCCTGCAGGCGGCGCTGATCGGGGCCCGCGAGCTGATGGGGCCGGTGGTCGCGATGACGATCACGCTGGCGGCGGTGTACGCGCCGATCGGGTTCCAGGGCGGGCTGACGGGGATGCTGTTCCGCGAGTTCGCGTTCACGCTGGCGAGCGCGGTGATCATCTCTGGCGTGGTCGCGATCACGCTCAGCCCGATCATGTCGGCGAAGATGGTGCCCGCGGGCGGGAAGGAGAGCCGCTTCCAGCGGTTCGTCAACCGCCGGTTCGAGACGATCCGGCGCGTGTACGCGCGGCAGCTGGACTTCGTGCTCCAGATGCGGTGGGCGGTGGCGGTGTGCGCCCTGCTGATCACCGCGGCGGCGGTGCCGCTGTACCTGAAGTCCCGCAGCGAGCTCGCTCCTACAGAGGACGAGGGCGTGATCTTCACCTTCGTGCAGGCGGCGCCCGATTCGTCGCTCGAGAACACGATCAAGTCGTTCAACCAGGTCGGCGACATCTTCCTCAACGTGCCCGAGCGGAAGTTCTACTTCCAGGTCGCGATGGTCAACAGCGGCTTCGGCGGCATCCAGACGCAGGACTGGGGCAAGCGCGACCGCACCACGGCGCAGATCAAGGACGGCGACCCCGCCAAGCACGGGATGGACGGGCTGTACGCCCAGCTCTCCATGGTGCCGGGGGTGATGGCGTTCCCGCAGACCCCGCCGCCCCTGCCGGGCGCGGGGCAGTTCGACGTGGAGCTCGTGATCACCAGCACCGACGAGGCCGAGGACATGGCCCCGCTCGCCGGGCAGCTCGTGGGCGCGGCGTTCCAGTCGGGCAAGTTCCAGTACGCCGACACCGACCTCAAGCTCGACCTGCCGCAGACCAAGATCGTCATCGACCGCGAGAAGGTGGCGGACCTGGGGCTGGACCTCGCGAGCGTCGGACGGGACCTCGCAGTGATGCTCAGCGGCGGGTACACCAACCGCTTCAACTACGAGGGCCGCAGCTACAAGGTCATCCCGCAGGTGGAAGACCTGGACCGCTCCACCCCGGAGAAGATCCTGGACCTCAAGGTGCGCTCGGCCAACGGCGGACTGGCGTCAGTGCGGTCGTTCCTGGAGCTCGAGACCAAAGCGGGGCCGCGGGCCTTGACGCGGTTCCAGCAGCGCAACAGCTTCAAGGTGTTCGGCGGCGCGGCCCCGGGCGTGACCAAGGCTGAGGCCCTCACCGCCCTCGAGGACGCGGCCCGCAAGGTCCTGCCCGCGGGGTACACCATCGACTACGCCGGCGAGAGCCGCCAGATCCGCAAGGAGTCCTCCTCGCTGGTCACGACGCTGGGCCTGGCCCTGGGGCTCATCTACCTCGTGCTCGCGGCCCAGTTCTCCAGTTTCCGTGACCCGCTCATCGTGCTGCTGGGGTCGGTGCCGCTGGCGATCACCGGGGCGCTGCTGTTCACCTACCTGGGCTTCACGACCCTCAACATCTACTCGCAGGTGGGGCTCATCACGCTGGTGGGGCTGGTGGCCAAGAACGGCATCCTCATCGTGGAGTTCGCCAACCACCTGCAGGAGCAGGGGCTCAGCAAGTTCGAGGCGGTCAAGCAGGCCTCCGCTACGCGCCTGCGGCCCATCCTCATGACTTCCGCGGCCACGGTGTTCGGCCACTTCCCGCTGGTGCTCGTCACCGGCGCCGGCGCCGAGGCCCGCAACAGCATCGGCATCACGCTGGTGGCGGGGATGACGATCTCGACGCTGTTCACGCTGTTCGTGGTGCCGTGCATCTACATGCTGATCGCAGCCCAGCACAAGCACGCGGAGCTCGATGCCGACGGGCTGCCGATCGAGCGGCTGCCGGCGCGGGCGCCGGTGCTGAACGGTGTGCACCAGCGCGAGGTGGTGATGTCGTAA
- a CDS encoding efflux RND transporter periplasmic adaptor subunit yields MKHKPIIAGVLLVVVLLVAGGGVYLFKKRQDKAAEKPAMTPMFTVDVVPVEKVSWFETARLVGTVVAKRSVQVANEVSGTVREVMFDTGDEVQAEQVLLKLDTRTEEADLAAANAAMSVAQKGVELAQADLVVAQSNLELARSNQQRYSTASGAVSASEIDRVNADLRKANADIERAQSAISKSRAEVEQAAARVAQIQTVIDKKTITAPFHARASIRTVHPGQYLPEGTPIIMLAEITDDIYLDFAIPQEYASRAVPGLTVVAQSEVLGPDLKITVLSVDSQVNPNTRNIRVRSTIPDPEHKLKQGMFIDVVVPLEAPRDYLAIPTTAVRRAAFGDHVWAVVPAPAEKQMPGMPPLFMANTMMVELGPDIGGKVLVKKGLQGNEEIAAGGSFKLFPGATVIKAQAGPPGGGPGGPGAPEGAAPNAGTEKPVASSK; encoded by the coding sequence ATGAAGCACAAGCCGATTATCGCCGGCGTCCTGCTGGTCGTCGTTCTTCTCGTCGCGGGCGGCGGGGTTTACCTGTTCAAGAAGCGTCAGGATAAGGCGGCCGAGAAGCCGGCAATGACGCCGATGTTCACGGTGGACGTGGTGCCGGTTGAGAAGGTCTCGTGGTTCGAGACGGCGCGGCTTGTGGGCACGGTGGTCGCCAAGCGCTCGGTGCAGGTGGCCAATGAGGTCTCCGGGACGGTGCGCGAGGTGATGTTCGACACGGGCGATGAGGTGCAGGCCGAGCAGGTGCTGCTCAAGCTTGATACGCGGACCGAGGAGGCCGACCTGGCGGCGGCGAACGCGGCGATGTCGGTGGCGCAGAAGGGCGTCGAACTCGCGCAGGCGGACCTCGTGGTGGCGCAGTCGAACCTGGAGCTTGCAAGGAGCAACCAGCAGCGGTACTCCACGGCCAGCGGCGCGGTATCAGCGTCCGAGATCGACCGCGTGAACGCGGACCTGCGGAAGGCGAACGCCGATATCGAGCGGGCGCAGTCGGCGATATCGAAGTCGCGGGCGGAGGTTGAGCAGGCCGCGGCGCGGGTGGCGCAGATACAGACGGTCATCGACAAGAAGACGATCACGGCTCCGTTCCACGCTCGCGCGAGCATCCGCACGGTGCACCCCGGGCAGTACCTGCCCGAGGGCACGCCCATCATCATGCTGGCCGAGATCACCGACGACATCTACCTCGACTTCGCGATCCCGCAGGAGTACGCAAGCCGCGCCGTGCCGGGGCTGACAGTGGTGGCGCAGTCGGAGGTGCTGGGGCCGGATCTCAAGATCACGGTGCTGTCCGTGGATTCGCAGGTGAACCCCAACACGCGGAACATCCGCGTGCGGTCGACGATCCCCGACCCCGAGCACAAGCTGAAGCAGGGCATGTTCATCGATGTGGTGGTGCCGCTGGAGGCCCCGCGTGACTACCTGGCGATCCCGACCACCGCGGTGCGTCGCGCGGCGTTCGGCGATCACGTGTGGGCGGTGGTGCCCGCGCCCGCCGAGAAGCAGATGCCGGGAATGCCGCCGCTGTTCATGGCCAACACCATGATGGTGGAGCTGGGCCCGGACATCGGCGGCAAGGTGCTGGTGAAGAAGGGGCTGCAGGGGAACGAGGAGATCGCCGCGGGCGGGTCCTTCAAGCTGTTCCCGGGGGCGACGGTGATCAAGGCGCAGGCGGGGCCGCCGGGCGGCGGTCCGGGGGGGCCGGGGGCTCCGGAGGGCGCGGCTCCGAATGCCGGCACTGAGAAGCCGGTGGCGAGCAGCAAGTAA
- a CDS encoding MarR family transcriptional regulator, with translation MPQCRIPRPKDPDAALRAEVVEVLFAYVERLRVHFEGIAKSHDLTPVQAKLLLGLGDKAPMRTLASEMCCDPSNITGVVDRLEERGLISRTEDPEDRRVKILQTTAAGRKLRDSFVAKLFADVPGMSNLTRAQVAGLKAALAPLVEE, from the coding sequence ATGCCCCAGTGCCGCATCCCACGCCCCAAGGACCCAGACGCCGCGCTCCGCGCCGAGGTGGTCGAAGTCCTCTTCGCTTACGTCGAGCGCCTCCGCGTTCACTTTGAGGGCATCGCCAAGAGCCACGACCTCACCCCCGTGCAGGCCAAACTCCTGCTGGGCCTTGGGGATAAAGCGCCCATGCGCACCCTCGCCTCCGAGATGTGCTGCGACCCCTCCAACATCACCGGCGTTGTTGACCGCCTCGAAGAACGCGGCCTCATCTCCCGCACCGAGGACCCCGAGGACCGCCGCGTAAAGATCCTGCAAACGACCGCCGCGGGCCGCAAACTCCGCGACAGCTTCGTCGCCAAGCTCTTCGCCGACGTCCCCGGCATGTCCAATCTGACCCGCGCACAAGTTGCGGGACTGAAAGCCGCGCTCGCGCCGCTCGTAGAGGAATGA
- a CDS encoding vWA domain-containing protein: MTLLDPTSALLAAAITIPALLVLYLLKLRRRPVRVSTIMFWPRATEDVQANVPLRMLRPSWLLLLHLLILACFCTALGRPALLQGAPAAERVILLMDTSASMGALEPTEGPEPLSRLTKAKRRALDLVDELRSGGGRREVCVVAFAADARAVTGFTSSRAVIADAVNSLQQTDEPGNLSAAIKLADAIAAGASDAEADGGEPPTTLLLSDGSFRDQGRLPASTSRLRFERVGAQELDNLGIVGFSVRRDAADPATARVFVDVLNTGNQPLAAPLSLSLDGTILQSRAIDLAAATPAGPARQSAIFELQNTTGGVLLATIGRDDTLAADNMAGAVLPPAERPSILLVVPDDAADTSSLTAATWILEDVLTELRSRSFRRMPASEYERNAATGDLAAADLIVFDRVSPTRLPPAPTIHFGAVPMLTFLTAAGTAGPTNILFWQRSHPILRNVALDSVLVSRSTPLVIETPPPPQPGTPPTPAPQELMRGLDGPLMALVTDASGTRRLVAAFDLSHTNWPLQAGFPIFLSDAVDFLTLRADAAAGRAFKTGEPAEVRLRPDTPGRVTLRGPVELVLREADKPSASTLSAGLLPRAGVYLVTGPALDNALVINLADDVESALASPPALEVAGRPVEGVTGVSGTREVWWWFVLAAAAMLAFEWFIYGWSIRA, encoded by the coding sequence TTGACCCTCCTCGACCCCACCTCCGCCCTCCTCGCCGCGGCCATCACCATCCCCGCGCTGCTGGTCCTCTACCTGCTCAAACTCCGCCGCCGGCCCGTCCGCGTCTCCACCATCATGTTCTGGCCGCGCGCCACCGAGGACGTGCAGGCCAACGTGCCGCTGCGCATGCTCCGCCCCTCATGGCTGCTGCTGCTGCACCTGCTGATCCTCGCCTGCTTCTGCACCGCCCTGGGCCGCCCCGCGCTGCTCCAGGGCGCGCCCGCCGCGGAGCGCGTCATCCTGCTGATGGACACCTCGGCCTCAATGGGCGCGCTCGAGCCCACCGAAGGGCCCGAGCCGCTCTCGCGACTGACCAAGGCGAAGCGCCGCGCCCTTGACCTGGTCGATGAGCTCCGCTCCGGCGGTGGCCGGCGCGAAGTGTGCGTGGTCGCGTTCGCCGCCGATGCCCGCGCCGTCACCGGATTCACCAGCTCCCGCGCCGTGATTGCCGACGCCGTCAACAGCCTTCAGCAGACCGACGAGCCCGGCAACCTGTCCGCCGCCATCAAGCTCGCCGACGCCATCGCGGCGGGCGCCTCCGACGCCGAAGCCGACGGCGGCGAGCCCCCCACCACCCTCCTCCTCAGCGATGGCTCATTCCGCGACCAGGGCCGCCTGCCCGCATCCACCAGCCGCCTGCGCTTCGAGCGCGTGGGTGCTCAGGAGCTCGACAACCTTGGAATCGTCGGCTTCTCCGTACGCCGCGATGCCGCGGACCCCGCCACTGCCCGGGTCTTCGTCGACGTCCTCAACACCGGGAACCAACCCCTCGCCGCCCCCCTGTCGCTCTCCCTCGACGGCACCATTCTCCAGAGCCGCGCCATCGACCTCGCCGCCGCCACCCCAGCCGGCCCCGCGCGCCAGAGCGCCATCTTCGAGCTCCAGAACACCACGGGCGGCGTCCTGCTCGCGACCATCGGGCGCGACGACACGCTCGCCGCCGACAACATGGCCGGCGCGGTCCTCCCGCCCGCCGAGCGCCCCTCCATCCTCCTCGTCGTCCCAGACGACGCCGCCGATACCAGCAGCCTCACCGCCGCGACCTGGATCCTGGAGGATGTGCTCACCGAGCTCCGCTCCCGCTCCTTCCGCCGCATGCCCGCCAGCGAGTACGAGCGCAACGCCGCGACGGGCGACCTCGCCGCCGCGGACCTCATCGTCTTCGACCGCGTAAGCCCCACCCGTCTCCCCCCGGCCCCCACCATCCACTTCGGCGCGGTGCCCATGTTGACGTTCCTCACCGCCGCCGGAACCGCCGGCCCCACCAACATCCTCTTCTGGCAGCGCTCGCACCCCATCCTCCGCAACGTCGCCCTCGACAGCGTGCTCGTCTCCCGCAGCACGCCGCTCGTCATCGAAACGCCCCCGCCCCCGCAGCCCGGCACTCCGCCCACACCCGCCCCCCAGGAACTCATGCGCGGCCTCGACGGCCCCCTCATGGCCCTCGTCACCGATGCGTCCGGCACCCGACGCCTCGTCGCCGCATTCGACCTCTCACACACAAACTGGCCGCTCCAGGCCGGCTTCCCCATCTTCCTGTCTGACGCGGTGGACTTCCTCACACTCCGCGCCGACGCCGCCGCTGGCCGCGCCTTCAAGACCGGCGAGCCGGCCGAAGTCCGCCTCCGCCCCGACACCCCCGGCCGCGTCACCCTCCGCGGCCCCGTCGAGCTCGTCCTCCGCGAGGCCGACAAGCCCAGCGCCTCCACCCTCAGCGCCGGCCTGCTGCCCCGCGCCGGCGTCTACCTCGTCACCGGTCCGGCGCTCGACAACGCCCTCGTCATCAACCTCGCCGACGACGTCGAGAGCGCCCTCGCCAGCCCGCCCGCCCTCGAAGTCGCTGGCCGACCGGTCGAGGGCGTCACCGGCGTCTCCGGCACGCGCGAGGTCTGGTGGTGGTTCGTCCTCGCTGCCGCGGCCATGCTCGCCTTCGAATGGTTCATCTACGGCTGGTCGATCAGGGCATAA